From the Thermus brockianus genome, the window CGGGTATCCTACACCCCTCAATTAGCTCTGCCCGGCCACTCTCTTCGCTACTCCTGGAGCGGCAGGGTCCTCACGGCCACCCTGGCCACGCCAGGGCAGGAGCTAACGGAGCAATACGACCTCTCCGTCCTCCAGCCGGGGGACTCAGTAGAGGTAGTGGAACCAGAGGTGCTCCCGTTCAGCCCGGTGGTGAGCGCCCGGTGCCTGGAGGACGGCACCCTGGAGGTCCGGCTTCTCCTCTGGTATGAGGGCGAGGAGCCGGAAGTGCGAGAGGAGGTGCTAGATGGCTAAACTTAGGGTTCTTACCAAGGAGGAGCGCATCCGCCGGGCGTGGGCCGCTTTGAGGGCCGAGCGGAACCGCCGCCTGGCAGATGCCGATTGGATCGTGGTTCGAGCTTATGAGCGCGGTGAGCCTGTGCCGGAGGAGTGGGCCAACTACCGGCAAGCATTGCGTGATTTGCCTGGCATCCTCACTGACGAGCAGGTACTGGCGGGAGATGTTCCCTGGCCTGTTCGTCCCGACGAAACCACAAAGGAGAAAATAGGAGGTGGCGCACCCTAACGGCTCTGGACGGCCGGGATGTCCCCTTACCGCCTCGACCCCTAGGGTCGGGGCTCCATGCCCCGACCCGACCTTGCGCACTACCTAGTCGGACACCTGCACCGCGCATAAGCCCAGAATTGCGGTCAACTGATGTGCGTTCAGTCGGCTCACCTTTCTGTTGCATAACGGCTCACATCGTTAACCCAAAGCATGATTGAACTGCGTCAAATTAACCTAGAGCATGATCGTCTATTGACCTAGAGCGTGACGGATGACACCGGCGTCGCCCTCTATGTGTTTGACTCCGCCGTCCAGCACGGGGTAGGGTGGGTGCGCAAGGCGCTCACGAATAGCCTGCGTGAGGCGCTCTCCCGCCACCCCCTCCTGGGCCTAGCCCAGTTCCACCGCGACAGATGCGAGTACTACGCTGCCCTGCCCCATTTCCCAACATTCGGACGGGGGTGGCTTCGCCGGGTGGCCGCTGTCTACGCCGAGGCGGTGGGGTTGGAACACCCCGAGGGGCTTATCCGGGTGAAGGAGCTCAACCTGGACGGGCAGGAGCTCCCCGTGAGCGTGGCTCGCTGGGTTGGGTCTACGCTGTGGGTAAAGAGGAGGTAGGTATGGGAAAGAAGATGCGGTTTAGGACGGTTCTGGCCCTTGGTTTCGCTCTCTCCGGCCTGGCGCTGGCCCAGGAGGGGGGCATCCCCACCGACATCTCCCAGTGGTTCGCTTCCACGGCTTCCCTGGCGGCGGTGGTGGCCGCACTGGTGGCGCTCATCCGGAAGCATGTTCTCCGGTCCCTGGACGGCGTGGCCGTGGTGGGCCTCTCCCTGGCCCTCGGCGTGGCCCTCGCCTACCTGGGCCACCGCATGGGGTATGTGGGACCAGACTGGCTCACCTTCGGCATCGGGGCGGGCCTCGCGGCCTCTGGTGGTACTGCGTGGCTCCGCTCCATCGCCAGTGGGGGGGGCGGCAAGAATGCGCCGGGTGGGAACGCTCCTACTGACGCTGGGCGCGCTCGCCTGCGGTAGCGCCCTGGCGGGTGGCCGTGCGGCGTGCAGGGTCGTCTACGGCCCTCCGCTCTGGGGGGTGTGCTACGCCGAGGAGGTCCTCTGGGCTCAGGGTCCGGTGGAAGCGGCTTTGGGCCTGGAGGCCCGGTCCTGGCCGGAGCCTCAGGTAGGGCTCTACGCCCTCCTGGGGCTCTACCTGCCAGGCTGGTGGGCCACGCTGGAGCTCGGTCGCCTGCCAAGCTCCTGGCGGTGGGCAATCGGAGCAGGGTTGAGGTGGTGACATGGAGGACAGGGTCTATACGCGGCTGGAGCATCTAGAACGCACCACCGAGAGGCACAACGCCCTCATCCAGGAGCTCCAGCGCCGCATGGACGGGGTGGAGGAGATGAGGGAGGACCTGCGGCGAGTGGAGCAGGCCCTGACCCGCCTGGAGGGCCGCCTGGAGGCCCTTTTAGGCCGGATGCAGACCTGGCAGGCCATAGTGTGGGCACTCCTCATCATGCTCGTTGGTGCCGTCGTGTCTGCCGGGTTTGAGATGTTCAAACGATGAGCCCGTTCCTTGGAGGCAGTCAATGAGGGTCATACATCCGTTCCGGTTTCCTGAAAGGGCCAGGGTAGACGCCGGGTTTTTAGACCCACGCTATCCGGCCTGGAGGCGCTCTGCTGGCCTCCCACCGGCGGAGCACCCTGGCGTGGACCTAAACCTAGTGGGTACCAGCGGCAATGAGGACTATGGCTACCCCGTCTGCTCCATTGCGGCGGGCCGGGTGGTCCACACCGGGAGTCACAGAGTGTGGGGAAATGTCGTCCTCATTGAGCACCCCACCCTGGCCCAGCTCCTGGGGCTCCCGTACCTCGCCACCCAGTACGCCCATCTCGCCTTCGTCGCCGTGGAGGAGGGGGACGTGGTGCTGGCGGGAGAGGCCATCGGGAGCGTGGGGAGAGGGGACCCTCGAGCCCCCTTTCTCGCCCACCTGCACTTTGAGGTGCGGCGGAAACCTCTTCCACCGGACTACTGGCCCGGGATGAACCGCAAGGCCATCGAGGAGGGCTATCTGGACCCCGTGGCGTTCTTGGCTACTCAAGCTGAATCCGAGCACCGCTACTGGTTCCCGGCGGGGACGTTGTACTCTCCCAAGGGGCGCTGGACCACACAGAAGGCCGTGGTGGTGAACCTCTCCAAACTAGACCTCGCCCAGGTGCGGCTGAACGAGCCCGTGAGCCTGTAGCAGAGCTGTAGCAGAGCGCCAACCGGATAGTACCCCCACGTGCCAATCCGTGCCGATTCCTGACGCGACTTGCCGCGGTGCGCAGGGATTTTCGTGCGGATCGCACTCAGGAGGTCACGGGTTCGAGTCCCGTCGGCTCCACCAGCCCCAAGGACTGCCCCCCGGGCTAGGCCCGGGGGGATTTCTTCAGGGCTGGTTTTCCGAAAGGCCTAGGAGCCAATTCACAAAGGCGTTTACCACGTCGTTTTCCGCCAGGAGTTCGGGGTTTGCCAATACCGCTTCAAAGAAAGCCCGTACCCCCGCAAGCCCGGGGTCTTGGAGCGCCTGCTGGACGCTTTTCCCCGCGTAGGGACCCGTTTCCAGGGGAGCGGTGAGGCGGCTTCCGGTGGCCAAGGGGGCGGCCTCCTTGAGGGCCTCGAGGGTCCTCTCCAAGAGGAGCTCTTCCCCCTTTTCCCCCAGGGCCTCCTTGGGGCTCAGGAGGGCCCGGCCCGAGAGGTCCCGCACCTCTAGGCCCAGGGCGTAGAGCCTGCGGGCGAGGCTCGGCGGGCCTGCCTCCAGGGGAAGGAGGGCGGTGGCCTCCCCGTAGCGGACCTCGAGGGTGTACCGGCCGGGCTCGGGGAGGGTTACGGCGGGCGCCACCTCCACCAGGCCCGTGGCGAGGGGAGGGAAGCCCAGGTCCTTCTTTTCCCCTTGGAGGAGCTCGCCTCCCCGAAAGAGGCGGGTTTCCAGGGCGCCCCGCTGGAGGTAGGGGCTTCCCGTGAGGCGCACCTCGGGGAAGACCGCCTCCCCGGCCCGGAAGGGCCTGGCGTCCACATCCCCCGGGATGAGGGTGAGCCTGAGGACCTCGAGGCCCACCCCGCCCTTCTCCAGCCGGGCGAGGGCCCGCCTGGCCGAGGGGCCTAGGGGATGCCTGGGATACTGGGCGAGGAAGGCCTGGTAAAGGGGCTTGGCGTCCAGCCCCACCCGCTCGGCCAGGTAGGCGCGGAAGAAGAGGGTAAGGGGCTCCTGGCGCCCCTCTAGGTCCTTTAGGGCCTCGGGGAAGTCCTCGCCCTCGTCCAGCCGAAGCGCCCGGTCATAGGCGGCCTTGGCCCCCAGGAAGTCCCCGTAGATGGCCCGGAAAAGCCCCAGGTTGTAGTAGGCGGTGGCGTTGGGGTTGAGCCGAACGGCCCGTTCCGAGGCCAGGATGGCCCGGGGGAGGTCCCCCGTGAGGTAGTAGGCCCACCCCAGGTTGGTCCAGTAAAGCCAGTAGTCCGGCCTGAGCTTTAGGGCCTGGAGGAGGGCATCCCGGGCCTCTTCCCCTTTGCCCTCGGCGAAGGCGGCGAAGCTCACCTCCTCCCAGGCCAAGGGGAGCTCGGGAAAGGCCTGGGCGAGGCTCCTTGCGCTTTCCTTCCAGCGCTCATCCTCCAGGGCCCGGTAGAGGAGGTGGGCCGCGGTCCTTTCCAGGGTGTCCCCTTGGGCCAAGGCCTCGGCCCGCTTTAGGGCCTCCTCCCGCTTACCCTCGGCCAGGAGGCGGAAGGCCTCGTAAGCGGGGGGAAGCGTGCCCTGCCAGAGGAGGAGGAGCCGCTTGGGCAAAACCCCCTCCAAAAGCCCCGTGCCCCGGCCTTCCCTCAGGTCCAGGGCGGACTGGTGCAAGGGGTCGGGGTCCTTGCCCTCCGCCAGGGCCCTAAGCCGCTCCTCCGGGAGGGAAGGAGGGGGTAAGGGGGCGTACCGGGGGGCGAGGCCCTGGCCCTGGAGCCAGAGCCAGGCGAGCTCAGGGCTCCGGAAAAGCCCCT encodes:
- a CDS encoding tetratricopeptide repeat protein, producing MRRLLALTLLLGLTLAQGLVLPFEGPRGYALAQAFAQGLQAPPPTLLALLLPDLPWRGSYELVGGLYTRAGARLALSATGAGWVLLGREEEGGLRLILATPTGAKEGLFRSPELAWLWLQGQGLAPRYAPLPPPSLPEERLRALAEGKDPDPLHQSALDLREGRGTGLLEGVLPKRLLLLWQGTLPPAYEAFRLLAEGKREEALKRAEALAQGDTLERTAAHLLYRALEDERWKESARSLAQAFPELPLAWEEVSFAAFAEGKGEEARDALLQALKLRPDYWLYWTNLGWAYYLTGDLPRAILASERAVRLNPNATAYYNLGLFRAIYGDFLGAKAAYDRALRLDEGEDFPEALKDLEGRQEPLTLFFRAYLAERVGLDAKPLYQAFLAQYPRHPLGPSARRALARLEKGGVGLEVLRLTLIPGDVDARPFRAGEAVFPEVRLTGSPYLQRGALETRLFRGGELLQGEKKDLGFPPLATGLVEVAPAVTLPEPGRYTLEVRYGEATALLPLEAGPPSLARRLYALGLEVRDLSGRALLSPKEALGEKGEELLLERTLEALKEAAPLATGSRLTAPLETGPYAGKSVQQALQDPGLAGVRAFFEAVLANPELLAENDVVNAFVNWLLGLSENQP
- a CDS encoding murein hydrolase activator EnvC family protein, with translation MDLNLVGTSGNEDYGYPVCSIAAGRVVHTGSHRVWGNVVLIEHPTLAQLLGLPYLATQYAHLAFVAVEEGDVVLAGEAIGSVGRGDPRAPFLAHLHFEVRRKPLPPDYWPGMNRKAIEEGYLDPVAFLATQAESEHRYWFPAGTLYSPKGRWTTQKAVVVNLSKLDLAQVRLNEPVSL
- a CDS encoding phage tail assembly chaperone yields the protein MAKLRVLTKEERIRRAWAALRAERNRRLADADWIVVRAYERGEPVPEEWANYRQALRDLPGILTDEQVLAGDVPWPVRPDETTKEKIGGGAP